The nucleotide sequence aatttcatataccataTAGAATAgtgaaattagcattataaaatctttattatctagagaaacggagacaagcgaggttctaaactctttgaccatcatcttatgttagtgctcgatgaaactatacactaaaaccagattttcatatttttgaaaattttccaaaatccatgggttaaccccttctaaaataatgagttttcggtaaatgctctatatactgaagtttataatcttcactttagtttaaaaatttcaaaccacattcaacatttgaattactgtattataaactatctttcatggtatataagaatcattctaatttttttaatatttagtttactaaaatttcatatactgcttagaatagtggaattagcattataaaatgttcattatctagagaaaagaagacaacagaggttctaaactctttgaccatcatcttatgttagtgctcaataaaagtatacactaaaaccatattttcatatttttgaattttttttcaaaatccgtgggtaaccccttctaaaacaatgagttttcggtaaatccctTATAtgctaaagtttatactcttcactttagtttaaaatttcaaaccacattctacatttatattaatttattctaaactatatttcatggcatacaggaatcattctaaattttcaatatttatttactaaaatttcatatactccCTATaatagtggaattagcattataaaatcttcattatctagagaaacggaggcaacagaggttctaaactctttgaccatcatcttatgttagtgctcgatgaaattATACAcaaaaaccagattttcatatttttgaaaattttccaaaaatctgtgggttaacacttctaaaataatgaattttcggtaaatcccttatatactgaaatttatactcttcactttagtttaaaattttcaaaccacattctacatttgaagactgtattataaactatctttcattgtatatagaaattattctaattttttaatatttatttactaaagTTTCATATACTCcctagaatagtggaattaGGATTATAAAAtgttcattatctagagaaacggaggcaacagaggttctaaactctttgaccatcatcttatgttagtgatcgatgaaattatacactaaaaccagattttcgtatttttaaattttttccaaaatccatgggttaaccccttctaaaataatgagtttttggtaaatgctctatatactgaagtttatactcttcactttagtttaaaaatttcaaaccacattcaacaCTTGAATTACTGTagtataaactatctttcatggtatataggaatcattttagttttttaatatttagtttactaaaatttcataaactGCCAAGAATAGTGGAATTAGAataataaaatcttcattatctagagaaacggagacaaaggaggttctaaactcttttacCATTATCTTCTGTttgtgctcgatgaaactatacactaacccagattttcatatttttgaaattttttcaaatccgtgggttaaccccttctaaaataatgagttttctaTAAATCCCTTATATACTGgaatttatactcttcacttttgtttaaaaatttcaaaccacattctacgtTAGacttaatgtattctaaactatactTCATGGTATATAGCattaattctaatttttaatatttagtttactaaaatttcatatactgcctagaatagtggaattagcattataaaattttcattatctagaaaaacagagaaaatcgAAGTTacaaactctttgaccatcatcttatgttagtgctcgatgaaactatacactaaaactagattttcatatttttgattttttttcaaaatctgtgggttaacctattttaaactaatgagttttcggtaaatccctTATAtgctgaagtttatactcttcactttagtttaaaaatttgaaaccacattctacatttgaattaatgtattctaaactatctttcatgttatataggaatcattctaatttttttaatatttagtttacttaaatttcatatactgccttgATTAGTGGAAtttgtattataaaatattcattatctagagaaaacggagacaacatatgttctaaactcttttaccatcatattatattagtgctcgatgaaactatacactaaaaccagattttcatatttttgaaatttttccaaaatctgtgggttaaactctttgaccatcattatcttcattatctagagaaacgaagacaaccgaggttctaaactctttgaccatcattttatgtcagtgatcgatgaaactatacactaaaaccagattttaatatttttgaaaattttccaaaccccttataaaataatgagttttcggtaaatgctctatatacttaagtttatactcttccattttgtttaaaattttcaaatcatattctaaatttgaattaatgtattttaaactatctttcatggtatataggaatcattctaatttttaatatttgtttagtaaaTTTCTTATACTGcctagaatagtggaattagcattataaaatctttattatctagagaaacggagacaaccgaggttctaaactctttgaccatcatattatgttagtacTCGAAGAAACTAtgcactaaaaccatattttcatttttttgaatttttttcaaaatttttgggTTAACCCCTTGTAAAATAAATCGGTAGatcctctatatactaaagtttatactcttcacttttgtttaaaaaatttaaaccacattctacatttgaattaatgtattctaaaactatctttcatggtatataggaatcattatatatttttttaatatttagtttactaaaatttaatatactgcctcgtttagtggaattagcattataaaatcttcattatctagagaaacggagacaacagaggttctaaactctctgaccatcattttatgttagtgctcgatgaaactatacactaaaactagattttcatatttttgaatttttttccaaaatccatgggttaaacccttctaaaataatgagttttcggtaaatggtctatatactgaagtttatactcttcactttagtttaaaaatttcaaaccacattctacatttgaattatttattataaactatccttcattgtatatagaaatcattctaattttttaatatttagtttaccaaaatttcatatactgcttagAATAATGGAATtagtattataaaatcttcGTTATCTAGataaacgaagacaacagaggttctaaactcttttaccatcatcttatgtcagtgatCGATGAATCTATACATTAAAACtagatttcatatttttgaattttttcaaaatctgtgggttaaccctttctaaaataatgagttttcgcgGTAATGCTCTATACTAAGTTTATATTCTtcaattttgtttaatattttcaaacccACATTCTAcaattgaattaatgtattctaaactattctttcatggtatataggaatcattctaatttaatatttagtttactaaatttcatatactgcttagAATAATGGAAtaagcattataaaatcttcattatctagagaaacgaagaaatctgatgttctaaactcttgaccatcatcttatgtcattgatcgatgaaactatacactaaaaccaaattttcatatttttgaattttttccaaatccatgggttaaccccttcttaAAATaagagttttcggtaaatggtCTATACAGtgaatttatactcttcacttttgtttataatggcattataaatcttcattatctagagaaacggagacaaacGAGGTttaactctttgaacatcatcttatgtcatttctatatgaaactatacactaaaccagatattcatattttctaattttttttcaaaatccgttggtccccttttaaaataatgagttttcggtaaatcctctatatactgaagctTATGCTCTTCActttcgtttttaaaatttcagacCAAATCTACAGtagaattaatgtattctaaacatATTTCATGGTATgtagaatcattctaattttttaatattagtttagtaaattcatatactgcctagatcgaTGGAaatagcattataaaatcttcattatctagagaaacgaagacaacggAGGTTCTAAagtctttgaccatcatcttatgttagtggtCGATGAACTATACACTacaaccagattttcatatttttgaatatattttttcaaaatctgtgagttaacttttctaaaataatgagttttcggtaaatgctctatatctTGAAGTTTAtgctcttcacttttgtttaaaaatttcaaaccacattctacatttgaattaatgtattctaaaatatctttcatggtatattggaatcattctaattttttaatatttagtttagtaaaagtttatataatgcctagatcaatggagttagcattataaaatcttcattatctagagaaacggagataACAGAGaatctaaactctttgaccatcatcttatgtcagtatTCTATGAAACTTTACACTAAAAccggaattttcaaaattcgtgAGTCAACcctccttttaaaataatgagttatAGGTAAATCATCTATATACTTGGACCGTGAACTTGATGCAGCCATTGCCATAGTTGCAGATATGGAAACCACGGGCATGGACCTATGTCCCTGACCAAACAAACTCTTGACAAGGTCATATCTGCTGGACAGTCCAATGAGAATCCTAAGTCTGAGCATGAAGAGTCACCATGATTATCATCACTAAGCTCTTAGTATTTGCTTAGTGTGGAGCTCTATATAAGTAAcataaataatactccctctgtactATTTTAAATGGTGTTTAAGATTTTtgcacaaatattaagaaaatacaactTTATATGCAGTTTGTCTTGGTTCTTTAAAAATGACACTAAATCAaactaattcaaccaataaaaaaatatagtattttgtaattgattataaattttgaatgatattaaattttgtCTAGAATAATgagttaattatttattatgaaaataaaataaaaattcttaacatcacttaaaatgataCTGAGGATAAGAAGCAGATGTGtcatttattaattagttaTGAAAGCTTTGTTTAAGAGAATCAAATTCAGAGAGTTAAGAGTAATATTAATTCCAAGTGTCAAACACAACagtataatttaaacatttgcTTATGTCATGCCAAATCTTACATATGCAAGAGTAGTATAtgttctctctatatatatatgcgaCAAAATGTATGCAAGCATGTCTGGAAGGTCATCATTATAAGGCAAACACTAACTAaacccttcttttttttttaatgaaactaACTAAACCCTTCAAAGATCATTACTATATAAAAGTCATATTTATATAAGTCATACGTGgaagatcatcatcatctactAACTCAATTCTGTAAACTTTAGttaattgtttctttttaaaCTTAACTTTAGTTAAGTAATTGTTACGCATTGTTTTCTCTTTAGGGGCCCAAGAAGGTTGGACTCGGACGCATTTTTCTACTTTGCAGTGAAATACGTGGCATTTTGGAAAGGATGATTGTGTATGGTCCCTGATGAACGTGAGGTTGACAACAAGTTGAGGGAGAaagtagggctgggcaaaaaatctgaacccgaaaaaccgaatccgatccaaaAAAATAGCACTGAAcacgaaccgaaattgattaaatatctgaacgggtttaaaaatttcggtatttaaagaaccgaaaccgaacccgatccgaatcgaaatattttgggtatccgaatgtatcagaaataaatttatatacttaaatatatacattatttttatatataatgtatattaaaaatattaaaaatatataagatacctttaagttttccaaaatactcggaaaatatatgcaaatagttaaaagtaaatgtttaaaatagctaaagtatactgaaaacaccaaaatagttaaatatctattgattctttatccaaatattcaaagaaaaccaatttatatgttaaattaagatattttgacatatatgttatgaaaatttatatgtaatatattatctttcttatagattttgaaaatttaaagtatataataaattttgaaaatttaaaaacattttaaatgggttatccgaacccgaaccgaacccgcaaagatccgaaccaaacctgaaccgaaatttagaaatatccgaatgggactgaaatctttgaccccgaaaatccgaaacccgaatagactgaaccgaaacccgaatggatacccgaacgTCCAGCTCTAGGAGAAAGTTCGGCAAAGATAGAGTCGGTGTCGGTTGAGCAAAAACCATTTGTTGGGCCCTAAGTAGGTTCGAGATAAGATTAATGATGGTCTCTAACGTTTTTCTCCCATGTTCTAGAAATAGTTTGGCACCGATTCGTTTAGGAAATTTTTCGACTgttttaataattagttttcaAACAATGAAAACACAAATTAAGCGATTGCCTCGGTGATTTTAAACTAGAAAGCTGTCGAGTCACGGTCCAAAGTTGACGAAGCTTTTCTAATTCTATCGCAAACTTTCAGGTGTCACGCATAGACTGTTAGTTGCATTGTGTAACTTGTTGATTGGTTGGGTCTTTGTTTAGCAGATCAATGATCATAATCAACTGatgaaaatcaaatatatttaaaaattggttGTTTTCCACAATCTGAATAAAATtcaattaaaaagataataatcTCCTTTCCTTTATTACCAGAGATACACTTTCCCAAAGTTGTACAATTTGTTTCCTAATTTTTCATCTTAAGGTAATTAATCAGAATGACGTTTTATTTTTGCCGCATTTAAGTTCATTACAGCACTATTttggaaataaatatttttttaaaaaaattgggtGGATATCTATTAGGACAACCTTTGAGAAGTAAATCACTGTTGCGACATGGACACGTGTTACTAGAGACAAAAGAATCACACCTTCTCTGGGGTTGCTCAGATTTCGTTGACTATTTGACCAGAGCGTTAATCAAACGGCTTAAACATCGACACGTGTTAAGCATTCAAGTCTGTGAGATTCTGATTGGTCCGAAAAAGGAAATaacaaaaaagtaataaaaagagagagaaaaagctaaagaagaagaagaagaaggaagcaaacaacaacaacaaagctCGAGGAAGGTCCCAGAGAGAAAGGGGGCACAAAACGAATTTCGATTTCTAGGGTTTTTGGCCATCGGTGGTTTTGATTCTCCGGCCAAGTCCCGGAGACTTTCGTGATCTAAAGGAGATTGCTTTTTGTTAATTGAGAAGCGATGTTCTCGTCGAAAAACGGAGCTGGGATGATGATGACTCGACCTGTCTTCCTGGACGAAGCTTTCTCCAGGAAGCTCGATTTGTCGTCTTCTTCGTCGTCGTCGGCTTCGAGTCTTCTCCATCAGCTCAATAAGTCTCATGAAGGTtctgattttgttttaattctCCTGATCTGTGTTTGTATCCGTTGATCCTTGATTAGGTTTTGCGATCTAGTTTTGTTATGGTTAATTCGAAAGATCTTAGCTTTTGGTGGAATCAAACTGTAACttgtgttgtgttttttttttttgtctttttaccCTTTTCTGGAATCTATATTTGGGGTGAGGAAAGTTATTAGCTTTGTTCGTTTtgggattaaaaaaaaaagttaattgcTTTTTGTGAGAATGTGACTGCTATTGGTTTAGCTTCTGTCTGTGCGGTTTTTGTTTCTGCTATGTGTTACTGATTTATActgtaattttgttttatgtttttttgtgcAGCTGATGATGATGCACGCCTGACAATTGCTCATCAACTCTACAAAGCAGGCGATTTCAAACAAGCTTTGGAGCATAGCAACTTGGTTTACCAGAGGAACCCTTTACGCACTGATAATCTTCTTCTTATTGGTGCTATTTATTACCAGGTACTAGTTttttgcttctctctctctctctctatctcttatctttttgttttttgttttaatggaCTTGTAATTGTGAACTTGTGTCTTTCATGCGGTGTAGCTCCAAGAATATGATATGTGCATTGCTAGAAACGAAGAAGCGCTTCGGATCCAACCTCAGTTTGCTGAGTGTTATGGAAACATGGCCAACGCTTGGAAGGTGACTGGCTTGTCCTTTACTTGATCAGTTTGTTATTTGGCAATAgttatatcatatttatatatctgtGTGTTCTCTTTCAGGAAAAAGGGGACACTGATCGTGCAATCCGCTACTACTTGATTGCCATTGAGGTTCTGCTACATCAAATTTGTGCTTGCTAACACTGATGCTGTCGCTACTTCATCTTCATTTTTTCTCATTATTTTCGATCTGTTTCTCAGCTGAAGCCCAACTATGCTGATGCTTGGTCGAATTTAGCTAGTGCATACATGCGGAAGGGAAGAATCAGCGAGGCAACCCAATGCTGTCAGCAGGCTCTCTCATTGAATCCACTTCTGGTATTTGAATTTATGATCCTTTTATCCTGATTAAAACAAGTTCTTCTCACCTGATAATGTGATTCCCCTCCCCACTAGGTTGATGCACATAGTAATCTGGGGAATCTGATGAAGGCTCAAGGATTAATTCAGGAAGTAAGTCTAGTTAATTAGCTCTTTAAGTTTTATTCTAGTGCTCTCTTGTTATGGATGTAGTGGGTGTTACAATTGATTTATCCAATGGCAGAATAATTGAacctaaataaaatataactaaatggATGGTGACGTGATGCACTAGTAATCTAGCATCACATCTGTAGCCTGATTACTGGTTTATCAAAGTGCCATTACTGATGGAcgcatttcattttcttttttctgtgTTGTACTGTGTCATAATCCACAATCAATACAGACATACTGAAAGGCAGGCAGGGATGATCGTCAGTCTTATAGTCAGGATCCTCTACTAGAGTCCAAATTTGTTAGAATGTAATATTTTGTGCAGGCATACAGTTGCTACCTCGAAGCTGTTCGCATTCAACCAACGTTTGCTATTGCATGGTCGAATCTTGCTGGTCTTTTCATGGAGTCAGGTGATCTCAACAGAGCCCTTCAATACTACAAGGTATTCTTCACTctcaattgtttttttcttttcctttttttttctgattataaTGTTGATGCTTTAACTAATGTTGGCTGAATCTATCAATGTACCAGGAAGCTGTGAAGTTGAAACCTGTATTCCCTGATGCATATTTTAATCTGGGAAACGTGTATAAGGTACGTTTATATTCTGAAAAAAGCTCACTGTAACAGTGCTTtctagaaaatataagaaacacAAGTTTCTTTGATCTTTGTTTATAAAGGCTCTGGGGAGACCTACAGAGGCAATCATGTGTTATCAGCATGCCATACAAACGCGGCCAAATTTTGCAATGGCATTTGGTAAGTGTATTTTGACCCCCAAGTAAATGCTTTTATCTGTAATAAAATTCAATTGTACAAGTAATTGTTTGATGTTTATTTCATTACTGATATATAACTACTTAACGCAGGAAACATAGCCAGTATATACTATGAGCAAGGTCAACTGGATTTAGCAATTCGGCACTACAAGCAGGCTATCTCCCGAGATCCACGTTTCTTAGAGGCTTACAACAACTTGGTTAGCATCAATAATACATATTATGTGAGTATTATGGTCTATGAATTATATATCTAACATATGATCTTCTTGCATTTGTAACTTAAAGGGTAACGCGTTGAAGGACATTGGGCGTGTAGATGAGGCAGTTCGGTGTTATAATGTAAGTGTGGCTCCTGTTTGAGGCTTGCTAATGAATTCACGCATTCCTGACGAACATGTGGTTTTGTTTTGCAGCATTGTCTTCATTTACAACCGAATCATCCACAAGCAATGGCCAAtcttggaaatatatatatggagTGGTATGTGGTTCTTTCCAACTTCTTACTACATACACAAGCATTATTACTTACGGTAATTTCATAACTTTGAACAGGAATATGGTGGGTCCTGCTTCCTCATTATTCCAAGCTACTTTGACTGTAACCACAGGGCTATCTGCTCCTTTCAATAACCTTGCGATAATTTACAAACAACAGGTGGCTAGCTACATACTCCTTTGTCAATCTCAAGCATTATTGAACTCTTGAACATGTTTGACTTATGGTGGTTGTTTTTCCTCCTTAACTGCAGGGAAATTACACGAATGCTATATCCTGCTATAATGAGGTTCTTCGTATTGACCCATTGGCTGCTGATGCTCTTGTTAATAGAGGAAATACTTTCAAAGAGATCGGGAGGGTAACTGAAGCAATTCAGGATTACATGCATGCTATTACTTTCCGTCCTACAATGGCTGAAGCTCATGCAAACCTGGCCTCAGCTTACAAGGATAGGTATGCCTTCTCAGTATCTATGCTTCACTAGAAACGTTTGTATCTCTCGTACAGTCCTTATGGTGCTTTCATCTTATTTAGGCGTTTGTTTCTGCGATTAATAACACTTAAGATGTCTAGACTAGAACAGACTGTATCTGTTCCATCAGAAAGATATTTATTGGACCTTTTTGCATAAGCAGTGGGCATGTGGAAGCTGCCATAACGAGCTATAAGCAGGCCTTGCTACTACGACCAGACTTCCCAGAAGCAACTTGCAACCTTCTGCACACCTTGCAGGTAGGACTTTTAGCTCCTGTATCCTTTCTCTGGCTATTGTTTACTTCTCATCGTCTTCTCATGAGTTTATTCTTCTTCCTTGCTGCTGTGTCAGTGTGTATGCTGTTGGGAGGACCGCAGCAAAATGTTCACTGAAGTTGAAGGCATTATTAGGAGGCAAATAAATGTAAGTGTATAACGCCACAATACTTTTGGTACTTTTTTAATGTTATTGCAGAGTAAGGAAGTAGCTCATCATATCTTCTATTGTGTCTTCAGATGTCTGTCCTTCCAAGTGTTCAGCCCTTCCATGCAATAGCATATCCTATTGATCCCATCCTTGCCCTTGAAATCAGGTTTGAAGCTGAAACTCAAAACCTAAAAATTTCTCATGTTTATTGGTCTGTTTCCTTATTAAGTCTCTCCTATTATTTTTCAGTCGCAAATATGCTGCACACTGCTCTATAATTGCTTCCCGTTTTGGACTACCTCCCTTCAACCATCCAGCTGGTGTCCCTGTAAAACGCGAGGGAGGGTACAAGAGATTAAGGATTGGATACGTGAGCAGTGACTTTGGTAACCATCCCTTGTCACACCTCATGGGATCAGTGTTTGGGATGCACAACAGAGAAAACGTTGAGGTTTTCTGCTATGCGTTGAGTCCAAATGACGGCACTGAGTGGAGACAGCGTACCCAGTCAGAAGCTGAGCATTTCCTGGACGTTTCTGCTATGTCGTCCGATGCTATCGCCAAGACTATAAACGAAGACAACATCCAGATCCTCATAAATCTAAATGGTTACACCAAGGTATGTGCTCAGAAcagttcagaaacttgtttacTGTGGAGTCTGGAGCAGTAACCAACCTCCATGGAAACTTTTTGGTAATGGTTCTTGGTTTATAACCTGTGCAGGGAGCTAGGAATGAGATATTTGCTATGCAGCCTGCACCAATCCAGGTTTCATATATGGGCTTCCCGGGTACAACTGGAGCAACCTACATCGACTATTTAGTGACTGATGAGGTTGGC is from Raphanus sativus cultivar WK10039 unplaced genomic scaffold, ASM80110v3 Scaffold0064, whole genome shotgun sequence and encodes:
- the LOC108812494 gene encoding probable UDP-N-acetylglucosamine--peptide N-acetylglucosaminyltransferase SEC, yielding MFSSKNGAGMMMTRPVFLDEAFSRKLDLSSSSSSSASSLLHQLNKSHEADDDARLTIAHQLYKAGDFKQALEHSNLVYQRNPLRTDNLLLIGAIYYQLQEYDMCIARNEEALRIQPQFAECYGNMANAWKEKGDTDRAIRYYLIAIELKPNYADAWSNLASAYMRKGRISEATQCCQQALSLNPLLVDAHSNLGNLMKAQGLIQEAYSCYLEAVRIQPTFAIAWSNLAGLFMESGDLNRALQYYKEAVKLKPVFPDAYFNLGNVYKALGRPTEAIMCYQHAIQTRPNFAMAFGNIASIYYEQGQLDLAIRHYKQAISRDPRFLEAYNNLGNALKDIGRVDEAVRCYNHCLHLQPNHPQAMANLGNIYMEWNMVGPASSLFQATLTVTTGLSAPFNNLAIIYKQQGNYTNAISCYNEVLRIDPLAADALVNRGNTFKEIGRVTEAIQDYMHAITFRPTMAEAHANLASAYKDSGHVEAAITSYKQALLLRPDFPEATCNLLHTLQCVCCWEDRSKMFTEVEGIIRRQINMSVLPSVQPFHAIAYPIDPILALEISRKYAAHCSIIASRFGLPPFNHPAGVPVKREGGYKRLRIGYVSSDFGNHPLSHLMGSVFGMHNRENVEVFCYALSPNDGTEWRQRTQSEAEHFLDVSAMSSDAIAKTINEDNIQILINLNGYTKGARNEIFAMQPAPIQVSYMGFPGTTGATYIDYLVTDEFVSPLQYAHIYSEKLVHLPHCYFVNDYKQKNQDVLDPKSKPKRSDYGLPEDKFIFGCFNQLYKMDPEIVNTWCNVLKRVPNSALWLLRFPAAGEMRFRAYAAAQGVQADQIIFTDVAMKNEHIRRSVLADVILDTPLCNGHTTGTDVLWAGVPMITLPLEKMATRVAGSLCLATGLGHEMIVNSLEEYEEKAVSLALNKPKLQALTKELRASRLTCPLFDTMRWVKNLERSYFKMWNLHCSGQKPQHFKVVENDMEFPHDR